The Paenibacillus sp. MBLB1832 genome has a window encoding:
- a CDS encoding UDP-N-acetylmuramoyl-tripeptide--D-alanyl-D-alanine ligase, with protein sequence MIQRTLVQVATMLGGEVSGSQGDISIHGVSTDTRSIHAGSLFIPLIGENFDGHNYAEEAYHKGAAAILWQADHGAAPRDVPCIVVEDTLTALQRLAKAYRKELPVRIIGITGSNGKTTTKDLVAAVLGSTYEVHKTKGNLNNHIGLPLTLLMLTETTQFAVVEMGMSGRGEIALLSEIAEPEAAIITMIGESHMLQLGSRDEIARAKVEIVTGMPRDSLLIYNGDEPLIEQALGELELPAGLRRLRFGREQGNDRYPLDIRMDADGAFFTLNDSAFGEMFIPLLGTHNVINALAAIAVGEAFGASPSAIAAGLRSLQMTSMRIEKLTAANGLTVLNDAYNASPASMRAAIALTEQLSGFGRKFLVLGDMLELGEHEEQFHRGIGAMLSPERVDYVFTFGRLGRFIAEEASAHFPEAQVRAYDDKAELAAELALLARAQDLVLVKGSRGMRLEQVVQSLLA encoded by the coding sequence GTGATACAGCGCACATTAGTTCAAGTAGCAACGATGCTGGGAGGCGAGGTGTCAGGCTCGCAAGGGGACATTTCGATTCACGGCGTTTCCACAGATACACGATCGATTCACGCTGGCAGTTTGTTTATCCCACTTATCGGCGAGAATTTCGATGGACACAACTATGCGGAAGAGGCTTATCATAAAGGAGCCGCAGCCATTCTATGGCAAGCCGATCATGGTGCGGCGCCACGAGACGTTCCATGTATTGTGGTGGAGGATACGCTTACGGCTCTGCAACGATTAGCCAAAGCGTATCGCAAGGAGCTGCCAGTACGGATTATTGGCATTACAGGCAGTAACGGGAAGACGACGACCAAAGATCTGGTGGCTGCCGTACTTGGCAGCACCTATGAGGTTCATAAAACGAAGGGCAATTTGAACAACCATATCGGCTTGCCGCTTACCCTTCTCATGCTAACGGAAACGACGCAATTCGCCGTCGTTGAAATGGGAATGAGCGGTCGCGGCGAGATTGCGCTGCTCTCGGAGATCGCGGAGCCAGAAGCGGCAATTATCACGATGATCGGCGAATCGCATATGCTACAATTAGGATCTCGTGATGAAATTGCACGGGCCAAAGTTGAAATCGTAACGGGAATGCCAAGGGACAGTCTGCTCATTTATAACGGGGATGAGCCGTTGATTGAACAAGCTCTAGGGGAGTTAGAATTGCCAGCAGGCTTACGCCGACTTCGGTTTGGTCGCGAGCAAGGCAATGACCGCTATCCCTTGGATATCCGAATGGATGCAGACGGCGCCTTTTTCACGCTTAATGACTCGGCCTTCGGGGAAATGTTCATTCCACTTCTCGGCACGCATAACGTCATCAATGCGCTGGCAGCCATCGCTGTCGGCGAGGCCTTCGGCGCCTCGCCAAGTGCCATTGCAGCGGGGCTTCGCTCGCTGCAAATGACAAGCATGCGCATCGAGAAGCTCACGGCAGCCAATGGGCTGACCGTGCTCAACGATGCGTATAACGCCAGCCCCGCCTCGATGCGGGCGGCGATTGCTTTGACCGAGCAGCTGAGCGGCTTCGGTCGGAAGTTCCTCGTGCTCGGCGACATGCTGGAGCTTGGCGAGCACGAAGAGCAGTTCCATCGCGGCATCGGCGCGATGTTGTCGCCAGAACGTGTAGACTACGTCTTCACGTTCGGCCGGCTCGGGCGCTTCATCGCAGAGGAAGCGTCTGCGCACTTTCCGGAGGCGCAGGTGCGCGCCTACGACGACAAGGCGGAGCTCGCAGCGGAGCTCGCCTTGCTGGCACGAGCCCAGGATCTTGTGCTTGTGAAGGGATCGCGCGGCATGCGGCTGGAGCAAGTCGTACAAAGTCTGCTTGCTTGA
- the mraY gene encoding phospho-N-acetylmuramoyl-pentapeptide-transferase has protein sequence MGVAFVLALIMGPLCIPILRRMKFGQQIREDGPQGHLKKQGTPTMGGIIILIALSLATLRFADKNTDLFILLLASLGYGLVGFLDDYIKIIFKRSLGLTAKQKLFGQLLISAIVCYLLISQGHSTDIYVPFVSYHLNAGWLYFPLMAILMLGASNAVNFTDGLDGLLAGTSAIAFGAFTIIAMNNTQPEAAIFSAAMVGAVLGFLVFNAHPAKVFMGDTGSLGIGGGLVAVAILTKAELLLAIVGGVFLVEILSVVIQVVSFKTRGKRVFKMSPIHHHFELVGWSEWRVVITFWVVGLLLAILGLYMNEVL, from the coding sequence ATGGGTGTGGCTTTTGTGCTTGCGCTAATCATGGGGCCGCTTTGTATCCCTATTTTGAGGCGCATGAAATTCGGTCAACAAATTCGTGAGGATGGCCCACAAGGACATTTGAAGAAGCAAGGGACACCGACGATGGGCGGGATCATCATTCTAATCGCGCTGTCGCTCGCGACGCTTCGTTTTGCAGATAAGAACACCGATTTGTTCATTCTTTTATTAGCCTCTCTAGGCTACGGACTTGTTGGATTTCTAGACGATTATATTAAAATAATTTTTAAACGGTCATTGGGTTTAACCGCCAAGCAAAAACTTTTCGGTCAATTGTTGATTTCGGCCATCGTCTGTTATTTACTTATTAGTCAAGGGCACAGCACAGATATTTATGTACCGTTCGTTTCGTATCATCTCAACGCAGGTTGGCTGTATTTCCCGTTAATGGCCATCCTGATGCTAGGCGCATCGAATGCGGTCAATTTTACAGATGGTTTGGACGGTTTGTTAGCAGGGACAAGTGCGATTGCATTTGGTGCTTTCACGATTATCGCGATGAACAATACGCAGCCAGAAGCGGCGATTTTTTCAGCGGCGATGGTTGGAGCCGTACTTGGTTTTCTTGTGTTTAATGCACATCCTGCCAAAGTGTTTATGGGCGATACAGGTTCATTAGGAATCGGCGGCGGTCTAGTCGCTGTCGCGATATTAACGAAAGCGGAGCTGTTGCTTGCCATTGTTGGCGGCGTATTCCTAGTGGAAATTTTATCTGTCGTCATCCAAGTCGTTTCTTTCAAAACTCGAGGCAAGCGTGTATTCAAAATGAGCCCGATTCATCATCATTTTGAATTGGTAGGCTGGTCGGAATGGCGTGTAGTCATTACATTCTGGGTCGTTGGACTCCTGCTTGCCATTCTCGGACTATATATGAATGAGGTGTTGTAG
- the murD gene encoding UDP-N-acetylmuramoyl-L-alanine--D-glutamate ligase produces MKHPREYRGLQVVVLGLARSGVAAAKLFHQKGAIVTVNDKKERNLCPEADELTALGISVVCGYHPESLVHPGVSLVVKNPGIPYSVEPIRKAEALGIEVVTEVEVAYQFCEAPIIGITGSNGKTTTTTLIGLMLDGAGLKPVVAGNIGRALTEAAPEVTAENWMVVELSSFQLKGTTSFRPSIALLLNLYETHLDYHGTMEDYIASKAKLFENQTAEDTAILNADDEVCRNLMPSLKAKLFPFSMKEKLAFGVYLDAETNQLVYADGRNEIHPILSASEMGIPGSFNVENALAAAAAAITAGVDLTTIAGVLKSFQGVEHRLELVREIDGVGFYNNSKATNAAASVKSIEAFNQPVILIAGGLDRGSDYMELLPTFQERIKGIVTLGQTKEKIKHIAELAGISAIQTVDTAKDAADAVSQAVQLAWQMSEEGDIVLLSPACASWDMFPSYEDRGRMFKESVHNL; encoded by the coding sequence ATGAAGCATCCGCGGGAATATCGTGGACTCCAAGTGGTCGTACTTGGCTTGGCTCGCAGCGGTGTCGCTGCAGCTAAGCTTTTTCATCAAAAAGGAGCAATCGTCACGGTTAACGACAAAAAGGAACGAAACCTGTGCCCTGAAGCCGACGAACTTACGGCTCTGGGTATTTCTGTTGTTTGCGGGTATCATCCCGAGTCTCTCGTTCATCCAGGCGTTTCTCTTGTCGTGAAGAACCCGGGAATTCCCTATTCGGTTGAGCCGATCCGTAAAGCGGAGGCACTGGGCATAGAGGTTGTAACCGAGGTTGAGGTCGCTTATCAGTTCTGTGAGGCTCCGATTATTGGGATTACAGGTTCTAATGGCAAAACCACAACGACGACGCTCATTGGCTTAATGCTCGATGGGGCTGGATTGAAGCCCGTTGTCGCAGGGAATATCGGACGCGCTTTAACCGAAGCAGCGCCTGAGGTAACGGCTGAGAATTGGATGGTTGTGGAATTAAGCAGTTTTCAGCTAAAGGGGACAACATCGTTCCGCCCATCCATCGCTTTACTATTGAATCTATATGAGACCCATTTGGATTATCATGGCACCATGGAGGATTATATCGCCTCGAAAGCCAAGCTTTTTGAGAATCAAACCGCTGAGGACACAGCGATTCTGAATGCGGACGACGAAGTGTGCCGAAACCTGATGCCAAGCTTGAAAGCAAAGCTTTTTCCTTTTTCTATGAAGGAAAAACTTGCATTTGGTGTGTATTTGGATGCGGAAACCAATCAATTGGTGTATGCAGATGGACGGAACGAGATCCACCCGATCCTTTCGGCGTCGGAGATGGGGATTCCTGGCAGCTTTAACGTAGAAAACGCCTTGGCAGCCGCTGCAGCGGCGATAACAGCAGGCGTAGATCTGACTACGATTGCAGGTGTATTGAAGAGTTTCCAAGGTGTAGAGCATCGACTAGAGCTCGTGAGAGAAATTGATGGTGTCGGTTTCTATAATAATTCCAAAGCGACGAATGCAGCCGCGTCAGTGAAGTCCATCGAGGCGTTCAACCAACCAGTTATCCTCATAGCAGGCGGACTTGACCGCGGATCTGATTATATGGAACTCCTCCCGACATTCCAAGAGCGGATCAAAGGCATTGTGACGTTAGGGCAAACGAAAGAGAAAATTAAACATATTGCCGAACTTGCAGGGATTAGCGCTATCCAAACGGTCGATACTGCTAAGGATGCAGCGGACGCGGTTTCACAAGCCGTTCAGCTTGCTTGGCAGATGAGTGAGGAAGGGGATATCGTCCTTCTTTCACCTGCTTGTGCGAGCTGGGATATGTTTCCATCCTATGAGGACAGGGGACGCATGTTTAAGGAGTCCGTGCATAACCTTTAA
- the spoVE gene encoding stage V sporulation protein E, with translation MGKARSAPDIWIIIPTLLLLTIGVIMVYSASSVLAFREFGDSFYYLKRQLIFAVLGIVAMFFTMNVDYLVWKRFAKVALFVCFGMLIIVLIPGIGVVRGGARSWLGIGAFGIQPSEFMKIGMILFLAKLLSENQSKVTLLTKGLMPPLGIMGLAFGLIMLQPDLGTGVVLVGASLLIIYTAGARLLHLSYLGMIGVAGFVGLVIAAPYRLKRITAFLDPWQDPLGAGYQSIQSLYAIGPGGLVGLGLGMSRQKYSYLPEPQTDFIFSIIGEELGFIGGALVLLLFTILVWRGMRAAITAPDTFASLIAVGIIGMIAVQVIINIGVVIGMFPVTGITLPFISAGGSSLTLMLTSVGILLNISRYSR, from the coding sequence ATGGGTAAAGCTCGCTCCGCTCCTGACATTTGGATTATTATTCCGACCTTGCTGCTGCTGACGATCGGCGTTATTATGGTTTACAGCGCAAGCAGTGTGCTTGCTTTTCGTGAATTTGGCGATTCTTTTTATTATTTAAAAAGACAATTGATCTTCGCGGTGCTTGGTATTGTAGCCATGTTTTTCACCATGAATGTGGATTATTTGGTATGGAAGCGGTTTGCCAAAGTGGCGTTGTTCGTTTGCTTCGGTATGCTCATTATTGTGCTTATTCCTGGAATCGGCGTCGTGCGCGGCGGCGCCCGAAGTTGGTTAGGGATTGGCGCATTCGGGATTCAGCCCTCTGAGTTTATGAAAATTGGGATGATTCTCTTCCTAGCCAAGCTACTTTCTGAAAATCAATCCAAAGTTACGCTGCTGACCAAGGGGCTTATGCCGCCTTTAGGAATCATGGGGTTGGCCTTTGGTCTCATCATGCTGCAGCCTGATCTTGGTACAGGTGTCGTACTTGTTGGCGCTTCGCTGCTTATCATTTATACGGCAGGTGCGAGATTGCTTCATCTCTCGTATCTAGGTATGATAGGAGTTGCTGGTTTTGTAGGTCTGGTTATTGCTGCGCCGTATCGACTAAAACGAATTACTGCGTTCCTTGATCCATGGCAAGATCCGTTAGGCGCTGGCTATCAATCGATTCAGTCTTTATATGCGATTGGACCAGGCGGCTTAGTTGGGCTGGGGCTCGGGATGAGCAGGCAGAAATACAGTTATTTACCTGAACCGCAAACCGATTTTATTTTCTCCATCATAGGTGAAGAACTTGGTTTCATTGGCGGCGCTCTCGTGCTGTTGTTATTTACGATATTGGTTTGGAGAGGCATGCGTGCAGCGATTACCGCCCCAGACACATTTGCTAGTCTTATTGCAGTTGGTATTATCGGCATGATCGCCGTTCAAGTAATTATTAATATTGGTGTAGTTATTGGTATGTTTCCAGTAACCGGCATAACATTGCCGTTCATAAGTGCAGGGGGGTCGTCCTTGACGCTTATGCTGACATCCGTCGGCATCCTGCTTAATATATCCCGCTATTCGAGGTGA
- a CDS encoding undecaprenyldiphospho-muramoylpentapeptide beta-N-acetylglucosaminyltransferase: MRKIVFTGGGSAGHVTPNLALIHRLKAHGWEIAYIGSDTGIEKDIIDREGVPFYPISSGKLRRYFDLKNIKDPFKVMKGVYESYRLLKRLKPAIVFSKGGFVSVPVVLGSRMNKIPVIIHESDMTPGLANKISIPFATKVCVTFPESLSHIQSGKSILTGLPIREQINSGKASRALQLCDFHTQKPVVLIMGGSLGSQVLNTAVRANLGRLLSRFQVIHLCGKGNIDMELLHTRGYKQFEYLNEELPDVLAMTDLVISRAGATSIFEFLGLEKPMLLIPLSLQASRGDQILNAASFQKAGYADVLQEEDLTAEVLVERVEALYNNRETYKAAMQSRDVTDAVSAIVKLIEAHSRTS, from the coding sequence ATGAGAAAGATCGTTTTTACCGGAGGTGGCTCCGCAGGCCATGTGACGCCTAATCTAGCACTCATCCATAGGCTGAAAGCGCATGGTTGGGAGATTGCTTACATAGGCTCGGACACTGGTATTGAGAAAGACATTATTGATCGAGAAGGGGTGCCCTTTTATCCGATTTCTTCGGGAAAGCTGCGCCGTTATTTCGACTTAAAAAATATAAAAGATCCTTTCAAAGTGATGAAAGGTGTGTATGAATCGTATCGATTGCTGAAACGTTTGAAGCCCGCCATCGTCTTTTCGAAAGGCGGGTTCGTTTCTGTTCCGGTCGTTCTGGGAAGTCGAATGAATAAGATTCCGGTCATCATTCACGAGTCTGATATGACGCCTGGACTGGCCAATAAAATTTCAATTCCTTTTGCAACGAAGGTATGTGTGACTTTTCCTGAATCCCTCTCGCATATCCAAAGTGGCAAATCGATCTTGACGGGACTGCCGATCCGTGAACAAATCAACAGCGGGAAAGCGTCCCGCGCTTTGCAGTTATGCGACTTTCACACGCAGAAGCCAGTGGTTCTTATTATGGGAGGCAGCTTAGGGTCTCAAGTGCTGAATACAGCTGTACGAGCAAATCTAGGGCGTTTACTTAGCCGTTTTCAGGTGATTCATCTTTGCGGCAAGGGCAACATCGACATGGAATTGCTTCACACACGCGGCTATAAGCAATTCGAGTACTTGAATGAAGAGCTTCCCGATGTATTAGCAATGACGGATCTCGTTATTTCACGTGCGGGTGCCACGTCAATTTTTGAATTTTTGGGCTTGGAGAAGCCGATGTTGCTCATTCCATTATCGCTACAAGCTAGCCGTGGTGATCAGATTCTAAATGCAGCGTCCTTCCAGAAAGCTGGATACGCCGATGTCTTACAAGAAGAAGATCTAACCGCTGAGGTGTTGGTTGAGCGCGTTGAGGCACTATATAACAATCGTGAGACTTATAAAGCCGCGATGCAATCACGCGATGTAACGGATGCTGTCTCCGCCATCGTCAAACTCATTGAAGCACATAGCCGTACGTCATGA
- the murB gene encoding UDP-N-acetylmuramate dehydrogenase, with amino-acid sequence MQKLISDLQASNFGEIRTNERLAPYTTWKIGGPADCLIIPYSKEQVVAAICFLHERGVPWTIIGRGSNLLVSDKGIRGVVIKLGQALDTLRFDGTTVYAGGSYSFIKLSVLAAKEGLTGMEFASGIPGSVGGAVYMNAGAHGSDVSRILKQAEVILDTGELVVMQAEDLKYAYRHSILHTLPGIVTEAVFELQAGDRHEIAGAMAAYRDRRLRTQPLQLACAGSVFRNPAGGFAAKLIEEAGLKGKRVGGAEISTLHANFIVNTGDATAEDVLALINEVQLIVENMYGIKLVPEVLVMGER; translated from the coding sequence ATGCAGAAGTTAATATCCGATTTACAGGCATCCAATTTTGGCGAGATAAGAACGAATGAACGTCTAGCTCCCTATACCACTTGGAAAATCGGCGGACCTGCTGATTGCTTGATTATTCCCTATTCCAAAGAGCAAGTTGTTGCTGCCATATGTTTTCTTCATGAACGCGGCGTCCCTTGGACGATTATCGGTCGAGGCTCCAACTTGCTTGTCAGTGACAAAGGGATTCGCGGTGTTGTGATTAAGCTAGGCCAGGCGCTGGATACACTCCGCTTTGACGGCACAACGGTCTATGCGGGCGGTTCCTATTCGTTCATTAAATTGTCTGTCTTGGCGGCCAAAGAAGGGTTAACTGGAATGGAGTTCGCTTCTGGTATTCCAGGTTCAGTGGGAGGCGCCGTTTACATGAATGCAGGGGCCCACGGGTCCGATGTGTCACGCATACTCAAGCAGGCTGAAGTCATCCTAGACACTGGGGAATTGGTCGTCATGCAGGCAGAAGACTTAAAGTATGCCTATCGTCATTCGATTTTGCATACGTTGCCTGGCATCGTAACAGAGGCTGTTTTTGAACTACAGGCGGGAGATCGCCACGAAATCGCTGGAGCCATGGCGGCTTATCGGGATCGGCGTCTTCGCACGCAACCGCTTCAATTAGCTTGCGCTGGCAGTGTGTTCCGCAACCCCGCAGGGGGATTCGCAGCGAAGCTTATCGAAGAAGCAGGCCTGAAAGGCAAACGTGTCGGTGGAGCAGAAATATCAACGCTACACGCCAATTTCATTGTGAACACTGGAGATGCTACAGCCGAGGACGTTCTTGCTCTTATCAACGAAGTACAGCTCATCGTAGAGAACATGTACGGTATTAAGCTTGTACCCGAGGTATTGGTAATGGGTGAGAGGTAA
- the murA gene encoding UDP-N-acetylglucosamine 1-carboxyvinyltransferase, with protein MEKLVIEGGKPLTGAIQIHGAKNAALPILAACVLASGTHTLHNVPNLLDIDTMLGILRALGCRAEQQGDTVTITTSTAHSSHIPEELMGQMRSSIFLMGPLLARFGSVTVYQPGGCAIGERKIDLHLKGLQSLGAEIEEFSNRIVCTAESLQGNEIFLDFPSVGATENIMMAAVRAEGITTIYNAAREPEIQDLQNFLNAMGADIIGAGTDTITIRGVKTLTPGTYRIIPDRIVAGTFLVAAAATKGNISLERVNPAHLTSVIHVLKRAGVQIIADGDIIHVSCPTRPKAVERIVTSPHPSFPTDLQSQVMVLLSLADGLSVMKETIFEGRFKHVDELARMGADIRVDMSSAFIRGVPRLYGATVEATDLRAGAALVIAGLAAHGTTIVEQIHHIDRGYDRIEHMLTSLGASVLRQAPVPSE; from the coding sequence TTGGAGAAGCTCGTTATCGAAGGTGGAAAACCTCTTACAGGAGCCATCCAGATACACGGCGCGAAAAACGCCGCATTACCAATCTTAGCTGCCTGCGTGCTTGCTAGCGGCACGCATACACTGCACAATGTTCCGAATCTGCTCGATATCGACACAATGCTGGGCATACTGCGCGCATTAGGTTGTCGGGCCGAGCAGCAAGGAGATACGGTGACGATCACAACATCCACAGCACATTCCTCCCATATCCCAGAAGAATTAATGGGTCAGATGCGATCTTCCATTTTTCTAATGGGTCCACTACTCGCAAGATTCGGAAGTGTCACTGTCTACCAACCAGGCGGCTGTGCCATTGGAGAACGGAAAATCGACTTGCACCTCAAAGGCTTACAGTCGCTAGGCGCGGAGATTGAAGAGTTCTCGAACCGGATCGTGTGTACCGCTGAATCCTTGCAAGGCAATGAGATTTTCCTGGACTTTCCAAGTGTTGGCGCAACTGAGAATATCATGATGGCTGCTGTCAGAGCAGAAGGCATAACGACCATTTATAACGCGGCTCGTGAGCCTGAGATTCAAGATTTGCAAAACTTCTTAAATGCCATGGGGGCCGACATTATTGGCGCGGGGACGGATACGATCACCATTCGTGGTGTCAAAACGCTTACGCCAGGCACGTATCGGATTATTCCAGACCGCATCGTTGCCGGTACTTTTCTCGTAGCAGCAGCAGCGACCAAAGGGAATATTTCATTGGAACGTGTAAATCCTGCGCATTTAACCTCTGTTATCCATGTGCTTAAGCGTGCAGGTGTTCAAATCATCGCGGACGGTGATATAATACATGTAAGCTGTCCGACAAGACCCAAGGCTGTAGAGCGTATAGTAACATCGCCGCATCCTTCATTTCCGACAGATCTGCAATCACAGGTTATGGTACTGCTGTCGCTAGCAGATGGATTAAGTGTAATGAAAGAAACGATATTTGAAGGTAGATTTAAGCACGTGGATGAACTGGCTCGTATGGGGGCGGATATTCGCGTAGACATGAGTTCAGCCTTTATTCGCGGTGTGCCTCGACTATATGGCGCTACAGTTGAGGCAACTGATTTACGGGCTGGTGCCGCACTTGTAATCGCTGGTTTGGCCGCGCATGGCACGACGATCGTTGAACAAATTCATCATATTGATAGAGGATATGATAGAATTGAGCATATGCTGACTAGTTTAGGTGCCTCAGTACTACGTCAAGCTCCAGTTCCGAGTGAGTAA
- a CDS encoding cell division protein FtsQ/DivIB: MSEDQKVPALQPVPKPRSRTNRKLLVLLLLFFMTVLIILFFQSSLSKISQVEIEGNELLAPDTVGQASQLKVGDRFFAVSSSTIGNRIAALPMVKHVEVKKSFPGVIRIHVEEYPKVAFQVDAQGKKYAILADASFIALPAGSSIPLDMPILSGWNDQDPNKLALCKALDTIPKSALSDISEIKPDPSESYPDKIKLYTRSQYEVFTTISYLPDKIDNLPGYIASLQENHIMSGAITMLEAEYHTPFGSNAVSKADSKGDPKSTPKVTPKP, translated from the coding sequence TTGTCCGAAGATCAGAAAGTGCCTGCATTACAACCAGTTCCTAAGCCGCGATCGCGTACGAATCGGAAACTGCTCGTCTTACTGTTACTTTTTTTTATGACCGTCCTGATCATCTTGTTTTTTCAATCTTCCCTCAGTAAAATCAGCCAAGTGGAAATCGAGGGAAATGAACTGCTCGCGCCAGATACAGTTGGACAAGCTAGTCAGCTCAAAGTAGGTGACCGGTTCTTTGCAGTGAGTTCCTCTACGATCGGGAATCGCATCGCTGCGCTGCCAATGGTGAAACATGTCGAGGTGAAGAAGTCCTTCCCAGGCGTCATCCGCATTCATGTGGAGGAATATCCGAAGGTAGCTTTCCAAGTTGATGCGCAAGGGAAGAAATATGCCATCCTGGCAGATGCTAGTTTCATTGCTTTGCCTGCTGGCAGCAGTATTCCGCTGGATATGCCCATCTTATCGGGCTGGAATGATCAGGATCCGAATAAGCTTGCGCTATGTAAAGCATTGGATACGATTCCCAAGAGTGCCTTGTCCGATATTTCTGAAATTAAGCCAGATCCATCCGAGTCTTATCCGGATAAAATCAAGCTGTACACACGTTCACAATACGAAGTGTTTACAACGATCTCTTATTTGCCTGACAAAATTGATAACCTCCCAGGTTATATTGCTAGCTTGCAAGAGAATCACATAATGAGCGGCGCGATTACGATGTTGGAAGCGGAATATCACACACCATTTGGTTCAAATGCGGTGTCTAAAGCGGATTCGAAAGGTGATCCCAAGTCCACGCCAAAAGTAACGCCGAAACCATAG
- the ftsA gene encoding cell division protein FtsA produces the protein MSNNDIIVSLDIGTSKVRAIIGEVVNGTINIIGVGSAESEGIRKGAIVDIDQTVQSIRSAIDHAERMVGIQISEVYVGISGNHISLQSSHGVVAVSNEDREIGEEDIDRVIQAARVIALPPEREIIGVVPKQYLVDGQEGINDPRGMIGVRLEVEATIITGAKTGIHNLIRVVEKSELKVSGLILMSLASGNLALSKDEKAVGTVLVDIGAGATTIAVFDQGNLVATSTIQIGGEFISNDISIGLHTQLEIAEKIKLKYGCASVEDSAADQVFKITRMGSNVEKEFSQVDLANIIEPRVEEIFQLIRAEVHRLGFSHLAGGYVLTGGTVCMPGMLAIAQSELATSVRIAVPDFIGVRDPSYTSGVGIIQFVSKYMKNRNSGMVKKLVTKTTKKSSDSQKPGWFEKVKNFFSDFI, from the coding sequence TTGAGCAACAATGATATCATTGTTAGTTTAGACATCGGTACATCCAAAGTTCGAGCTATTATTGGGGAAGTCGTGAACGGAACCATTAATATAATAGGAGTGGGATCTGCCGAGTCAGAGGGTATTCGTAAGGGCGCCATCGTTGATATTGATCAAACTGTGCAATCCATTCGCAGTGCTATTGATCATGCTGAACGTATGGTCGGCATACAAATTTCCGAGGTTTACGTTGGTATTTCGGGGAATCATATTTCTTTACAATCCAGTCACGGCGTTGTAGCCGTTTCCAATGAAGACCGTGAGATTGGTGAGGAAGATATTGATCGCGTAATTCAAGCGGCAAGAGTCATCGCATTACCTCCCGAACGTGAAATAATTGGAGTCGTACCTAAGCAATATTTAGTGGACGGACAAGAAGGTATTAACGATCCGCGTGGTATGATCGGAGTTCGCTTGGAAGTCGAAGCAACGATTATTACTGGAGCGAAGACAGGCATACATAATTTAATCCGCGTTGTGGAAAAATCCGAACTGAAGGTTTCTGGACTTATCCTCATGTCCCTCGCATCTGGAAATTTGGCACTTTCCAAAGATGAGAAAGCTGTTGGGACCGTGCTGGTTGATATCGGCGCCGGTGCAACGACGATTGCTGTGTTTGATCAGGGGAACCTGGTTGCGACTTCAACCATTCAAATCGGCGGCGAATTTATCTCAAACGATATTTCGATTGGACTTCACACTCAATTGGAAATTGCTGAGAAAATCAAGCTGAAATATGGTTGTGCATCTGTCGAAGATTCCGCGGCTGATCAAGTGTTCAAAATTACGAGAATGGGAAGCAATGTCGAAAAGGAATTCTCGCAAGTAGACCTTGCTAACATTATCGAACCACGTGTCGAAGAAATTTTTCAATTGATTCGCGCAGAAGTTCACCGTCTCGGCTTCAGCCATTTAGCTGGCGGCTATGTGCTTACGGGCGGAACTGTTTGTATGCCAGGGATGTTGGCCATTGCACAATCCGAGTTGGCCACATCTGTTCGTATCGCAGTGCCTGATTTTATTGGTGTACGTGATCCTTCTTATACAAGCGGTGTCGGTATTATTCAATTTGTATCCAAATACATGAAGAATCGTAACTCAGGCATGGTCAAGAAGCTGGTTACAAAGACTACCAAAAAATCCTCCGATAGTCAAAAGCCAGGTTGGTTTGAAAAAGTTAAAAATTTCTTCAGTGATTTTATTTAG